In a genomic window of Muntiacus reevesi chromosome 1, mMunRee1.1, whole genome shotgun sequence:
- the LOC136161605 gene encoding protein S100-A7-like, with protein MSDSQLEQAITALIKLFHTCSGSDDTIKKEPLLQLLKENFPNFLSACEQRGRDYLSNIFEKKDKNKDQKIDFSEFLSLLADIATTT; from the exons ATGAGCGACTCTCAGCTTGAGCAGGCCATTACAGCCTTGATCAAGCTGTTTCACACATGTTCGGGAAGCGATGACACCATCAAGAAGGAGcccctgctgcagctgctgaaggagAATTTCCCCAACTTCCTCAGTGCCTGT GAGCAAAGGGGCAGAGATTACCTGTCCAATATCTTTGAGAAAAAGGACAAGAATAAGGACCAGAAGATTGACTTTTCTGAGTTCCTGTCCTTGCTGGCGGACATAGCCACCACCACATAG